One window of the Benincasa hispida cultivar B227 chromosome 3, ASM972705v1, whole genome shotgun sequence genome contains the following:
- the LOC120073646 gene encoding transcription factor ORG3-like yields the protein MLAVSSPLFSPHQWPLEDPICLHHQHNSLFSPFEASDHSFYLQFPPPTFEPLHAELDHYPSSATPSPEGSTKVSKIAKKLSHNASERDRRKKINSLYSSLRALLPSTDQMKKLSNPATIARILSYIPELQQQVEGLMVKKEELMAAMVGQEVENDEEKKTKCSASSSSSIISASRLSRCEMAIQISTDINGGHRNSLSEILVCLEEEGLLLLNASSFESFDGKVFHNLHLQVIKYYYGKQEQNGA from the exons atgTTGGCAGTTTCCTCTCCTTTGTTTTCTCCTCATCAATGGCCATTGGAAGATCCCATCTGTCTCCATCACCAACACAACTCTCTCTTCTCTCCCTTTGAAGCTTCAGATCATTCATTTTACCTCCAATTCCCTCCCCCGACGTTCGAGCCACTGCACGCCGAGCTCGACCACTATCCTTCCTCTGCTACACCGTCCCCAGAAGGTAGCACCAAGGTCTCGAAGATCGCCAAGAAACTTAGCCATAATGCTAGTGAGCGCGATCGTCGAAAGAAGATCAACTCTCTTTACTCGTCTTTACGAGCCCTCCTTCCCTCCACCGATCAAATG aAGAAATTGAGTAACCCAGCGACGATTGCGAGGATATTGAGCTACATACCGGAGCTACAACAGCAGGTAGAAGGGCTAATGGTAAAGAAAGAAGAGCTCATGGCAGCCATGGTTGGACAGGAAGTTgagaatgatgaagaaaagaaaacgaaATGCTCAGCTTCGAGTTCCTCGTCGATCATTTCGGCAAGTCGACTTAGTCGATGTGAAATGGCGATTCAGATATCCACCGACATCAATGGCGGCCACCGGAATTCTTTGTCGGAGATCTTGGTTTGCTTGGAAGAAGAAGGTCTTCTTCTTTTGAATGCTTCTTCTTTTGAGTCTTTTGATGGGAAGGTTTTCCATAATTTGCATCTTCaggtaataaaatattatt ATGGGAAGCAAGAGCAGAATGGAGCCTAA